The genomic region TGAGCGCCGTGTTGCTGCTGGTGCTCGAGGTGTCGGCGCTCCTCTGGCAGGGCGACGAGGTAGGAGAAGATCATGCCACCGAAGCAGATGTGATAAAGAGGGTCAACGGAGCTGGTCTCGATGTACTTGGCATGGTAATTATCCAGGCCACGCTTGACGCTGTTCTTGAGGTAATCGATGGT from Sesamum indicum cultivar Zhongzhi No. 13 linkage group LG3, S_indicum_v1.0, whole genome shotgun sequence harbors:
- the LOC105157922 gene encoding uncharacterized protein LOC105157922: MAMRTFYNEIKGMKVKELPVYLKPMFTIDYLKNSVKRGLDNYHAKYIETSSVDPLYHICFGGMIFSYLVALPEERRHLEHQQQHGAH